TTCGTGATGCAGATATGCTTGATTTAATTGAGAATGCAAAGTTTTCAGAATATGAGATAAATAAAGGCATTGACAGAGAATTTGAGAAGATTTTCGACGGGAACAAGCTAATGGTCATCAATAATATAAATAAAAAACACGACGACGATGAAAATACATACATCTTCAAATACATTGTTGTGTATTGTCTGATTATGATGGGTATAACGATATTGGGTTTTGTGATTTTCTTCAAATACATGCTTAAAAGCTTACAAAAAGAATACAAAATCCACATTTTATCAGGAGCTAGAACCAAGGATATTATGGCACGAAACTCCGTTTTCGTAGTTTTAGTAAATGTTGCAGTATTCTGTTTAATTTTCGTATTAAACGGATTTGCAATTAATACTTTTTCGGTAGTGGCGTTTATTTACATGATTTTATGCATATTGATATTAGAAATAATTATGTATTTGATTTTGAAAAGAAGCGATCTGATTGATTTGATAGGTGATTGATTATGATAGAAATAAAAAATTTGACCAAAAAATTCGACACAAATGGTGAAGAATTTCTTGTATTGGATAATGCTGAAATGAATATAAATGATGGGGACAATATCATTATTTCAGGAGAAAACGGAGCAGGTAAGACCACTTTTTTGAAGATTGTGGGTTTGTTGGATAGGAAATATTCAGGAGATTATATTCTGGATTCCAAATCAGTTGGGGATTTTACTGAAAAAGATATGTCTAAATATAGGAATGAAGTGTTTGGGTTTATTTTTCAGGAATACAATTTGATAGAATCAGAGACTACCTACGATAATATCCTCATACCATTAATTTACTCATCGAAATACAAGAGAGCTGACAGGAAACAAAGAATTCAAGAGATTAGCGAAGAATTTGAAATAACGGAGATTTTGAACAAAAAAGTAAAGTATCTATCAGGAGGAGAAAGACAAAAAGTGACCATTGCAAGAGCTTTGGTGAATGAGCCGTCTGTTATTCTAATGGATGAGCCTTCGAACACGCTTAATCTGAGAATGAAGGACAAGCTGATAGAATATATCGAAGTTTTGAAAAGAAAATCAAAAACTATTGTAGTTGTCAGTCACGACAAGTATTTGACTGATAATTTGAAAAAACAAGATTTTGCGGAATATGAATTGGTAGATGGAAAGTTTCACAAAATTGGGGAATAATTTTAAATCAAGCCTTGTGCTTGATTTTTAATTGCAAGAAAACTTGGGTATATATAATTAACTGGAGGTTTTTATGGAGAATACAAAAAAACTAAAATTTTCTAATCTTTTAATTGCGATTTTACAAGGAGTTATCCTTTTACTTTTGTTCGTAATTCCAGAGCTTGTTGTTGGAGTGATTGGAGGAGTTGTTGCCAAATTTGTAGGATTTGATGGTAATTTCCAAGATTTTTATACGAAAAACGGGGCGGCTTTTCTTCTATGTGGACAAATCCTGAGGATTATTATTTTCCTTTTAATCATTAAATTTAGAACGAAGATTTTTCAAACGAAATACAATAGGGATTACTTAAAGAAAAGAAAGATTTCTTTTTTTGAAATCGTGAAGCTTTTCGTGGTGGGAATTGGTCTTATGGGTCTTATCAATATTACTGTTGCTTTGATGATGTATTTGAGTAAGTTTTTCCCACAAATTGTTGCAAGCCTTGATGTGTACAACAAGGCGTCAGAAGAATTGATGAAGGGCAATATGATGTTGTCGGTTCTTGCTATTACGATTTTCGCTCCGATTTCAGAGGAGTTGATGTTGCGTGGGACTTTATTCACAGAAAACGAACGACTTCTTCCTTATAAATGGGCGATTATTCTGAATGGGATTGTGTTCGGAGTGTTCCATTTTAATTTGTTCCAAGGAGCGTATGCATTAATCGGAGGGATTGTGATTTGTGCGGTGTATTATTACACAGAAAGCATCTACGCATCCATTCTTCTTCACATGATTAACAACACTTTCAGCATGGTTATTTCTTCTAATGAGGCTGTGGTTCAAAGTTTTTCTTCGATTTTTGGAATTGTAATGCTTGTGTGTATGGTTTTAATGTTTGTTTTCTTGAAAGATTTTAAAAAGAAGAGAGAACTTAGACATTTGAATTACGAAGATTTAAAAGAATAGATTTGAAATTATCGATAAACCTTGATGCGTAAATACGCATTGAGGTTTTTTATTGTGAAATTGTTGGTGTTGATTTTTTTGTTGAAAAACTATAGTATAATAGCAGTAAGTGAGGTTAGATTATGATTTATTTGGATTATGCGGCGACATCTTTGAAAAGGGTGGAACTTATTGAATATATTATGAATAATATGACGGATTTTGATGCGAATGCTGATAGTATTCACAAAATGGGAAGACTTGCGAAGAAGACTTTGGAGAATTCCCGTCACGAGATTGCGAAGTTTTTGAATACTTCTGATGATAGGATTGTGTTCACAAGCGGTGCGAGCGAATCCAACAATTATATTATCAATAATTTTTCTGATGAGAATTACGATATTATAACTTCCAAGATTGAACATCCATCTATTTTGAATCCACTAGATCACAACAAATCTAATGTAATTTTGATAGATGCACAACAAAACGGTGTGCTTGATTGCGATGAAATTATTCGAAATATCACGCCCAATACAAAGCTAATTATTCTTCAACATGTAAACAATGAAACGGGAGTTATTCAACCTGTGAAAAAACTTGGCGAATATTTGAAGGATACGGAGATTTGGTATCATATCGATGCGACTCAATCGGTGGGTCATGTGGATGTCGATGTTGAGGATTTGCACTGCGATTCGTTGTCGTTTTCAGGACACAAACTAGGAGGACTCAACGGATTCGGGGTGTTGTATATAAGGAAGGATTTGGATAATCTGATTTATGCAGGTGAACAAGAAAATTACAGAAGAGGTGGCACTTCTTTTGTGATGGGGGCGTTTACTTTGGAGAAATCTTTGCAAAAATCTGTCGAAGAACGTGAGTATATTGCAAATTTGAAGAAGATTTTCATTGAAAATATCCATTTTGATTACGAAATTAATGGCAATGTGGATAATTCTGCATCTCATATTTTGAACTTGTACATTCCATTTGAGAAGAATGATTTCTTGTTGACTTATTTGGATATGCATGGGGTGTGCGTGTCAGCAGGGTCTGCTTGCTCTGCAGGTAGCATCACGAATTCTCATGTGATTGAAAATATGTACGACGCACAAAGGGCAGAACATTCGGTGAGGTTTAGCTTTGGTTTTAAAAATACAGAAGAAGAAATATTGAAAGCGGTAAATGTGTTAAATGATTTGTACGAAAAAGGAAAATACAATGGATAATTCGAAAATAAAAGTAGTGGTAGGAATAAGTGGGGGCGTGGATTCGTCAGTGGCAGCACTTTTGTTGAAACAACAAGGATATGATGTCGTGGGAATTTTCATGAAAAATTGGGACGAAACTGATGATGATGGCGTCTGCACGGCAGAAGAAGATTACAAGGACGCGGTGACTGTTGCGAATGAAATCGGCATAGATTATTATTCGATTAATTTTGAGAAAGAATACTACGACAGAGTGTTCACTTATTTCTTGGACGAATACAAAAAAGGCAGGACTCCCAATCCCGACATAATGTGCAACAAGGAAATCAAATTCAAAGCGTTCTTGGATTTTGCGATGAAACTGGGCGCAGATTATGTGGCGACGGGTCACTATGCGAGAATTGAACGAGGTGATGACGGAGTGAAGCTACTTCGTGGGCTTGATAATAACAAAGATCAGACGTACTTTCTAAGCCAACTTACACAAGACCAAATCAAAAACGTAATGTTTCCAGTTGGAGAACTTCAAAAAAAAGAAGTGCGTGAGATAGCGAAGAAATATAACTTGGCTACGGCTGACAAGAAAGATTCTACGGGAATTTGTTTCATCGGAGAGAGAAACTTCAATGAATTTTTGTCACATTATTTACCAGCAAAACAAGGAAACATAGTAGATGTCGATGGAAATATAATGGGCAAACACAACGGACTTATGTATCACACAATCGGTCAACGAAGAGGGCTTGGAATTGGCGGAGACGGAGCAGCGTGGTTTGTGTGTGGAAAGAATTTGGAGAAAAATGAATTAATAGTATGCCAAGGAGAAGACAACCCACTATTGTATTCAAACAAATTATACGCAAGCCAATTTGAAACATCGCTAAATCATTTGGATAGAAATGAGTTCGATTGCACAGCAAAATTCAGATACAGACAAAAAGACATCAAAGCGCACGTCAAATTCATCGACGACACGCATGTGGAAGTCACATATGACGACACGAAAGCTGTAACACCAGGACAAGCAGCAGTGTTCTACGACGGCGAAGTGTGCATAGGATCTGCGATAATAGATGAAGTGTACAATGGAGATAAAAAATTAATGGTATAAAATAGTCCACTAGGTTGTAAAATCTGGTGGATTTTTTGATTGAAATATTTAAAATGTATGTTATTTGTATGCTATTTGTGATAAAATAATATTGAAGGAGATGGTATTATGGCACAAACAAATATTAATATAAGAATGGATGAAAATCTAAAAAAACAATTTGATTCATTTTGTTCAGAAGTTGGAATGAGTATGTCCACAGCTTTTAATATCTTCGCAAGAACAGTTGTCAGACAAAGAAAAATTCCTTTTGAAATATCTACAGAAAAAGATCCGTTTTACAGCGCTGAAAACATAGAAAGATTAAAAAAATCTATAGAACAAATGGAAAAAACTGGTGGGACTATTCATGAGGTAAACTTGGATGATTAAAGCATGGACTGACTCAGCTTGGGAAGATTTCGAATATTGGATGAAACAAGACAAAAAAACTTTAAAAAGGATATTGAAACTTTTGAAAGATATTGACCGTAATGGGTATGACGGAATAGGAAAGCCTGAACCATTAACGGGAGATTTATCTAAATATTGGAGCAGGAGAATTGACGATTGTAACAGAATTGTGTATAGAATTGAGAATGATGTAATAAAAATAGTTCAATGTGGGTCGCATTATCGTGACAAGTAGCCTCCAAATGGTTACAAAATGTCAAATAGTGAATAAATTGACGATATTTGTGGTAAATATAATCTAAGAAATGGAGGAGACTATGCAAAAACAAGAAATAAAAGAAGCCATTGACGTGTGCGATGATTTGGTAATAAAACTTGAAGATGTACTTAACGATTTGAAATCAGCAAAAAACTGGGCGTTGGCAGATTTTGTGTTCGGCGATAGTATGATTGGGTTTTTCAAGAGAAGCAAAATGGAAAAAGCACAAAGCAAACTTCATCTAATAAAACAACTTTCAGTTAGATTGCAAAAAGAATTATCGGACATTCATGTGGAATTGGAAGACTTCGGAGATTTGTATTCAATGAAAGAATTCATGCTTGACATTGTGTTCGACAATCCATTTACCGATTGGAGAATAAGAAAAGAAATCAATCAAGTGTACGATTCAACGTATGAATATTTGGAAAATATTGAAATGTTGAGAGACAGCTTAACAAAAGAATACAATAAATTGTAAAAGAAGATATGTATGATAACGATGTTCATCGTGTTGTGATTGATAGTTACAAAATGTCAAAGTTTGGTTTTATTGTTGATTTTTCAAAAAAAAAAAAATATATAATTAAGTTACAAACATAAATGTTTTGTAGACTTAATAGAAAGGTTTTCACAAAAAGGAGGAGTATCATGAAAAATGATAAAAAATTTACAATCGTGGCAATACTTTTTGCAGTATCACTTGTGTGCAATGCGTATTTTTTAACTAACATGACAAAGGCTGACGATGCTGACACTCATAGAATAATTGAAAGATACGTTAAGGAAAATCCCGAAAAAGAAGACGATACTTTAATTAAAGCTACATTAGAAAAGTTTGCCAAGGACGAAAAACATTTGGTATTGACTCAAGATGGCAAAGACGTAACCAAACAACACGAAGATAAGCTGTTGGAATTCAACAAAAACAAAGACTACAAAGCAGCCAAAGAATACGTCCTCAATGAAAACATATCAATCGGTTACTCAGACGACAATATAAAATAGACAATTAGTAGTTAAGTATATTCATTAAAATCTACTATGAAAACAAGAAAAATAATTTTAATGTTAATACTTGCTTTTATTGCGGTAGTGTTATGTATAGTATATGTTGCAAAATCGAATAAGAATATTAGTGATTTATCTGAAATGAGTTCATCAATTGAAGCTTATACAATTAAATTTAAAAGCGAAAGAGGTTTCGGAAATGATAGATTTGACATATATTCTTTTTCATTGAAAAGTCAAGATAATCTCAAGGATTTTAAGCAAAAAAATGACGAACTTGATCAGATTTTTGATGACAATTTTGGGACTATGATGATTACTGAACAAGAAAAAAACAATGAAATGCAAGAATTAAAAACAGATATTGAGAAATTAAAAAATTCAAAGCATATACTTTATAAGTATATTGAAAAAGATGGAACAAAAAAATTATATTTGTATGATAAAAATGCCAATATAGGTTATTGTATGATATTGACAATATAAAATAGCAAACAAAATAGCAGCCACGGCTGCTATTTTATTGTAAGAAGAAAACCCCCAGTTAGACTGGGGGTTCAGTATAGCTTTAGCGATGAAAAACCAACAAAAAACCTCCTATGATATATAATTAAATTGTAGTTCGCCAACTGCAATAAAAAATATCAAGGAGGTAAGAAAATGTCATCAATAAATGACAA
This Finegoldia magna ATCC 53516 DNA region includes the following protein-coding sequences:
- a CDS encoding ABC transporter ATP-binding protein, coding for MIEIKNLTKKFDTNGEEFLVLDNAEMNINDGDNIIISGENGAGKTTFLKIVGLLDRKYSGDYILDSKSVGDFTEKDMSKYRNEVFGFIFQEYNLIESETTYDNILIPLIYSSKYKRADRKQRIQEISEEFEITEILNKKVKYLSGGERQKVTIARALVNEPSVILMDEPSNTLNLRMKDKLIEYIEVLKRKSKTIVVVSHDKYLTDNLKKQDFAEYELVDGKFHKIGE
- a CDS encoding CPBP family intramembrane glutamic endopeptidase; the encoded protein is MENTKKLKFSNLLIAILQGVILLLLFVIPELVVGVIGGVVAKFVGFDGNFQDFYTKNGAAFLLCGQILRIIIFLLIIKFRTKIFQTKYNRDYLKKRKISFFEIVKLFVVGIGLMGLINITVALMMYLSKFFPQIVASLDVYNKASEELMKGNMMLSVLAITIFAPISEELMLRGTLFTENERLLPYKWAIILNGIVFGVFHFNLFQGAYALIGGIVICAVYYYTESIYASILLHMINNTFSMVISSNEAVVQSFSSIFGIVMLVCMVLMFVFLKDFKKKRELRHLNYEDLKE
- a CDS encoding cysteine desulfurase family protein; its protein translation is MIYLDYAATSLKRVELIEYIMNNMTDFDANADSIHKMGRLAKKTLENSRHEIAKFLNTSDDRIVFTSGASESNNYIINNFSDENYDIITSKIEHPSILNPLDHNKSNVILIDAQQNGVLDCDEIIRNITPNTKLIILQHVNNETGVIQPVKKLGEYLKDTEIWYHIDATQSVGHVDVDVEDLHCDSLSFSGHKLGGLNGFGVLYIRKDLDNLIYAGEQENYRRGGTSFVMGAFTLEKSLQKSVEEREYIANLKKIFIENIHFDYEINGNVDNSASHILNLYIPFEKNDFLLTYLDMHGVCVSAGSACSAGSITNSHVIENMYDAQRAEHSVRFSFGFKNTEEEILKAVNVLNDLYEKGKYNG
- the mnmA gene encoding tRNA 2-thiouridine(34) synthase MnmA encodes the protein MDNSKIKVVVGISGGVDSSVAALLLKQQGYDVVGIFMKNWDETDDDGVCTAEEDYKDAVTVANEIGIDYYSINFEKEYYDRVFTYFLDEYKKGRTPNPDIMCNKEIKFKAFLDFAMKLGADYVATGHYARIERGDDGVKLLRGLDNNKDQTYFLSQLTQDQIKNVMFPVGELQKKEVREIAKKYNLATADKKDSTGICFIGERNFNEFLSHYLPAKQGNIVDVDGNIMGKHNGLMYHTIGQRRGLGIGGDGAAWFVCGKNLEKNELIVCQGEDNPLLYSNKLYASQFETSLNHLDRNEFDCTAKFRYRQKDIKAHVKFIDDTHVEVTYDDTKAVTPGQAAVFYDGEVCIGSAIIDEVYNGDKKLMV
- a CDS encoding type II toxin-antitoxin system RelB/DinJ family antitoxin produces the protein MAQTNINIRMDENLKKQFDSFCSEVGMSMSTAFNIFARTVVRQRKIPFEISTEKDPFYSAENIERLKKSIEQMEKTGGTIHEVNLDD
- a CDS encoding Txe/YoeB family addiction module toxin, whose product is MIKAWTDSAWEDFEYWMKQDKKTLKRILKLLKDIDRNGYDGIGKPEPLTGDLSKYWSRRIDDCNRIVYRIENDVIKIVQCGSHYRDK